The DNA sequence aaatcctattgaAAGTTAAGACTTGTGTAACAAGAACTTTTTACTGAAGAGTCATCCTGAAATTAGAATATATGTCCTTTTCATTTCCCACAATGCAGATTTGGAAAAAAACGTTCCCAGTGATTCTCACACCCAAATATGGCAAACCCTGAAGCTGTGTTTGCATGTTCAGGCAGAAGGGGAATGCCACACAAGTCATGCACTCTTTAAAAGAATTTGCACTGTGTACTATGCAGGATTTGCCAAGTTTAGATATTTACAAACCAGCAACATTCCAGAAGTggcaatgaaaacaaaatgaaattttcttcTTGGACTTTTAAGGGAACCACAACCTGTTTTATTTTGGAAGTGAGTGATTTTTCTACTTATTTAGTATATGGTACCAAACAAGACACTACCTTAGAAAACACAGTaggtttgctttttttgaagcttgaaaataatttaaaaatattcttaataGCAATCTACTAACATAGCACTTCTGTAAAGCATGATTAAAACATTattcatgtccagagaaggacaatgAAGCTGTGAAGGGGATAGAGAGCAAGTCCTATGAGGAGTGTCTGAGAGCTGttgttgttcagcctggagaagaggaagctCAGGGGAGGCTGTCACTCCCTACATCTCCGTGAAAAGAAGATGTAGCCAGGTAGGGGCTGGCCttttctcccaggcaaccaacaacaggacaagaggacaaaACCTCAAGCTGCATCAGTGAAGTTCACGTTGGACCGTTGGAtctcaggaagaatttcttcactggaagGACTGTCATACATGGAAACAGATTGCCCTGGGTGGgggtggaatcaccatctctggaagtgtggAAGAAATGACTAGACATGGCACTTAGTGCTGTGGTCTGGTTGACAACATGGTGTTCAGTCAAAGGTTGCACTCAGtaatcttggaggtcttttccaacataaatgaGCCTACGATTTTAGGATGCCGGTAAACTACCAAATGTTTTAGACATCTTTGCATGCTTTCTCATTAGTTCAATGAAATTAGTTGAATATCAGCTAAGGAACATTTCTACTGTATCCAGTTACTTACTGGATATTAACTTTGTTgatattgttttgttttcaaaaaatcAACCGCAGACCTGAACTCAAGGTTACGTTAAACACTGACATTTTCCTGCAGTGCTTCTCATGAGTAAAGGCCAACAGCTTAAAGCTTAGAAAACTAGTTCAGATCTTCTGGGGTTTTGTCTTCTCCCTGTAGTTTATTTCTGAGTATTATGAGCCAGTAAATTCTTTCTTTCACTTATAGTTGCTCTTTTCCTTACAGTGCAATAAATATGACTGCTTTACAGACTCCTTTCACCCCATTATCAACCACCATTAGAGAGTTTTAAACCTCAAACTCAGCCATCTCTGCTCAGAGTTCTAGGGACAAACaaatgctgcacaaaaggaATACATCACTCATCCAACTACTTTCCCTATAATCAAACATCCTATAGCAGTAGGCTACACCTCTAATACGATGCTTCCTGAAAATCCATAGTTCTCATTTTACCTTGTACTGGTCATTGGGAGCCATTTTGTTCCAAGGTTCTGGGTTATTTTTCTTGTCCCAGCTATTGAGAGAAATGCAAGATGTGAGAGAATATTAACACCATcttcaaaattaagaaaaaaaaatgtactgtGGTTACTAGGTCATCAAGTCACCCATCCAAGCAAGTTTCCACAGAAAAAGGCACTGGCCCTTGTCAGCAGTCTCTAAATACCATGGTAAACAAACAGATCTCCAAATCAAGGAAAGCCCCACACAACTATCGTCAGATGATACCGGACCAAGACATTAAGGCAGAAGCACAAAAAACAAGGCAGTGGAGTGTAACATATGCAGCATGAGGGCTGGCACTAGGGATTACTGAATACATACCTGACATCAGGATTGAACATCGCCAAACGCATGAGATACAGGCTTGCACCAACACCTCCAGATCCAATGATCACAAACAGAGGGATCAACTGGAATAgcaacacaaaaaaattaagtatcGTCCCGCAATATAGCAAAATGGTATTGATACACAGCACTCCTGACATCAGCTATAGCAGGCCAAAGAACAATCTTACAGACTTTACAAACGCATGGCCCTCTAATCCACTGGCATAAGTTCCCTGTTTCGGGATGTCCCTGGAGTCATTGAGGAACTAGCGGATATGAACAGGCAGGTATGAAAAAAACAATCCTACATCCAAGGagaccaaaaccaaaaattctGCTACGTGGCATTTCAGCGACAGACTCCTTCACTGCCGAAACGGCGCCCACCGTCTGTACTcggaaacaaaaccagaaacgTGAGGGCCAGAGTGGGGGAAACTGGTGGGCAAGAACAACGGAAGGGCTTGCAGCACAAGCAAGGCCGCAGAAAccggaggaaaaaaaaggaccTGGCCATGTCTGCTCGACCAGCTCCGGGCGGTCCAGGGGTTCGGTATGCACAGGAACGCCAAGGGACGGATGGGCGAGGAGGAGGCGGCCGGGGACACCGAGCGCCGGCAGAGaagggcgggcgcggggccgggcacTCGGGCTCAGGTACTCACGGCCGGGTGCTTCTTGGCGTGGGTGAGGATGGTGCGCAGCACCATGGCGGCGGTGCCgggctggtggtggtggtttggTGGCGGCGGGTGCGGGCGAAGATCTCGCTCCCTGCAAGCTCCGCAGCGCTGCCTCCCCCTTCAGCCGCCGAGCCCCAATGTCACCGAGGTCCCCGCCGCGGCAGGTGCCGCCGCCGCAGCCCGGATGTAGCAGCTCTGGCGTTCGCCTGCTCGCCCTCCGCCGACTCGCGCCGGCTGCCGCCCCGTCGCGCCGccccgcgccggccccgccgcgctccccgGCCTGCGTGACCCCCGCGTTAGCGCGGGCCCGTCTCGCCGGCAGCGCGGGCACCGCGGGCGGCAGCAGGCACCGGCCCGGGCACCCCGGGGcagccgggcagcgccgccccACGCCGGCCCCTGCCGCACGGGCAGCGCCTGCGCCCGGGCTGCCCGCGGCTGGCAGGGCCCGGAGCCGCGGCCGCCGGGCACGGAGGGCCGCCCGCCTGCCCCCCTCCCGCAGAACGcgccaggttggaagggacctcagtgggtcatctggtccaacctccctggccgggcagggtcatcctagagcacatggcacaaGAGTGCATTTCGACGGTTCTCGAATGTCTCTCGTAAAAGAGACTCCACAACCGCTCTggacagtctgttccagtgTGTGGTCAACTGCACAGTAAAGCAGTTTTTCCTCgtattcaggtggaacttcctgtgcatcattTTCTTCCCA is a window from the Passer domesticus isolate bPasDom1 chromosome 1, bPasDom1.hap1, whole genome shotgun sequence genome containing:
- the NDUFA4 gene encoding cytochrome c oxidase subunit NDUFA4 translates to MVLRTILTHAKKHPALIPLFVIIGSGGVGASLYLMRLAMFNPDVSWDKKNNPEPWNKMAPNDQYKLFSINMDYSRLKKDRPDF